The DNA sequence CAGGACGAGCCCGCTGTCGTGGGCCTCGTCGTCGACGACGACCCCGAGGTCCGCCTCACCGTCGGCGAGCATCCGCACCGTCCGCGGGGTCCGGCTCTCGGACACCGTGACGTCGGTGTCCGGGTGTTCGCGCAGGAACGTCACGAGTGCCCGCGGCACGAGCCCGTGCATCGCGGAGCCGCCGCTCAGCAGCGTCACGGGAGCGGCGGGGGAGCGGGTGTAGCTGGCGACGGCGCTCTCCAGGCGTGCCGTGTGCGTCAGGACGTCCCGGGCATGTCGGGCGAGGGCCGTGCCCGCCGGTGTCGGCCGCACCCCTCGCCGCCCCCGGATCAGCAGCGCCACCCCCGCGTGCCGCTCCAGGGAGCGCACCCGGGCGCTGGCCGACGGCAGGCTGAGATGCATCCGGCGCGCGCCCGCCGTGATCGACCCCTCCGTCACGATGTGCAGAAAGAGCCGGAGGTCGTCCAAGTCGTAACGCACCCCCGTGAGCCTATGGCACAGGCTGAGGCACAGTGTGTCGATTACGCATTGTGGGGCCGCCCTCCGCCGCGTGATGCTCGGCGGGTGTCCGAGATCCTGTTGGCCCTCATCGCCGGTGTCGCCGCCGGCACGCTGAACGCCCTCGGCGGCGGTGGCACGTTCGTGGCACTGCCCGCGCTCGTCGCGGTCGGCGTGCCGCCCGTGACGGCGAACGCGTCGTCGACCGTCGCGCTCCTGCCCGGCACCATGGCGAGCGCCTGGGTGTACCGCCGCGACGTCACGCCGGTGGGGGAGACCTCCACGACGGCCCTCACCGTGGTCAGCGCCGTCGGCGGCGGCCTCGGCGCGGTCCTGCTCCTGGCCCTGCCCGCGGCCTCCTTCGACGCGGCGGTGCCGTGGCTGCTCGCCTTCGCCACGGCGGTCCTCGCCTTCGGCCGCCGCCTCGCGCGGGCGGTGAGCGACGCCACCGGGCGCCCGTTCGGCCTCGGCTCCACGGCCGTGCTCGGCGGTCAGTTCCTGCTCGCCCTGTACGGCGGATACTTCGGCGGAGCCGTAGGCATCATGATGATGGCCCTGTGGAGCGTCGGCCTCGGCCTCGACACCGCGGTCAGCAACCCCATGCGGACCGTCCAGATCGCGGCCATCTACCTCACCGCGGCCGTGCTGTTCCTCGTCGCGTCGGACGCCCTGAACACGCCCTGGCTCCTCGTCGCCATGCTCACCGGCGCGGTGACGGGCGGCTTCACGGGCGCCCACGTCGCCCGCCGGCTGTCCGCGCGGGTCCTGAGAGGCGTCATCCTCACCACCGCCGTCACCATGACGGTCCTGTACTCCGTCCGCAGCTGGGGCTGAGCGCGGCCCCGGTGTCCGGCGGCCTGCCCGGCGGCGCGGACGGACGCTAGCGGGACCGCCGCGCCAGAGCCGTCAGCGCCCGCTGCCCGCCCCGCACGGCCAGCGCGTGGTTGACGCGGAAGACCGGGCGCGCCAGCGGCATCCAGCGCCGGAGTGCGGCCTTGCGGACGGTCACGTACTGGGTGAGCGTGGCGACGCAGCCGTGGTGCCCGTCGGGGGCCACGACCCAGCGGACGCTGCCCGAGATGTCCCCGTCGAGCGCCGCCTCCAGGACGTGCGCGACCGGGTCCTCCGCCACCGCCGTCAGCGTGGCCCGCAGCGCGTAGGGGAGCGCCGACCTGATCACGACCTCGCACTCCCGCTCCCCGGTGCGCCGCACGGAGCGGAAGGCGGGCCACCACGCCGGGTAGTTCCCCACGTCGGCGAGTTTCGCGTACACGGTGTCCGGCGCGAGCGGCGCGCGCCAGGTCCCGGAGAGACGGATGTCGTGGCGGTTCACGCGGTTCTCCCTGTCGGCAGCGGGGCGGAGGGCGGGGGCAGGTGGTCGCGGGTCCTGGCGAAGAACGCGGCCGTGCCGAGCAGCCATATGGCGAGGAACCAGACGGGGCCGAGCAGCAGATGACCGTACGGAGTGACGGCGGGCGTGAAGCTCGCGGCGACCGCGACCTGGGTGGGGCCGTACCCGGGCAGGAGCTGGAGCCCGTCCTTGTCGGCTCCCGCGTTGCTCATCGGGTTCTGGAGCATGGTGTCGAGCAGGCTGGCCATGATGATGACGAAGAGCCCCGCGAGTTCGTTGCGCAGGAAGGCGCCGAGCAGGATGCCGATGCCGCCGTAGCTCACGGCGGCCGTGAACAGGCCGAGCGCGAGGAGCGCGGGCCGGACCGGGTCCCAGTACCAGCACACCACCGCGGTGGCGTACGCCGCGATGAGCGCGGAGGCGGCCGCCATCGCGACGACCTTGCTCAGCAGCAGACAGGAGCGGGGGTAGCCCGCGAGGGCGAGCCTGCGGTCGAAGGCGAGCGCCTTGAACGTCGTCATGAACATCATGAAGCCGACGATGAGCGTGACCGTGTTGACGGCCCCGGACACCATCGTCAGGTGGTTGCCGTTCACAGTCACGGTCCGCCCGGCCGCGCGCAGCAGGAAGCGGAGGCGGTCGGGGGTGACGAACCAGTGCTCGAGGGTCAGCCAGAGCGGGATGTAGCCGACGACGAGCACCAGGGCGAGCCGGTTGCGGGCGTGTTCGAGCAGCGCGAACCCGGCGCCCGTGCGGAAGGCCTCCCAGGTCCGGCTCACCGTGCCGCTCCCCGGACACCGGCCGGACGGCCCTCCCCGGCCCACGGGGTCGCCACGCCGTCGCGCAGCCGGTGCACGACGTCGAGGCGCCTGGCGTCCCAGGCCAGGTGCGACACGACGAGGACGCAGCGGCCTCGGTCGCGCAGCCGGGTCGCCACGTCCCAGAACCGCAGGTACGTCTCCCAGTCGAAGCCCTGGTACGGCTCGTCGAGCAGCAGCACCCGCGGGTCGTGCAGGAGCGCGAGGGCCAGGTTCAGCTTCTGCCGGGTGCCGCCGCTGAGGAGGCCCACGCGGGTGTGCCGGTACTCGGCGAAGTGCAGCTCGTCCAGGAGTTCCTCGGCGCGCCCCGGCCCGTCGAGGCGGTACGCCGTCCGGAACCAGCGCAGGTGCTGGTCGACGGTGAGCGCCTCGTTGAGCACCGCCTCCTGCGGGCAGTACCCCAGGGAGCCGCGGCGCTCCACCTCGCCCGCGTCGGCGGCGAGCTGCCCGCACAGGATGCGCAGGAGCGTGCTCTTGCCCGAGCCGTTCTCGCCCACGACGCCCGCCAGGGTGCCCGGTTCGAGGCCGAACGAGACCCCTCTCAGGACGCGGCGCGAGCGGTAGGCCTTGTGCACGTCGCGCACGCGCAGGGCGTACGGGGCGGTCGGCACGGCGATCTCCTCCTGCGGGGGTGGGGGCGGGCCGGGGCGCACGTCGTCGGCGGGCGGCGCGGGGCGCGAGCTGTGCGGTGGCCCCGCGCGCCGGCCTCAGCGCCTGCGGCGGGACAGGCAGTCGACGAGGGAACTCCACTCCTGCCGCACCGCGCCGGGCAGTTCCACCGCGTCGAGCGCGGCGAGGGCCGACGCCACGTGGCGGGCGGCAGCCGCCTCGGCGTGCTCCCGGCTGCCCAGGGCTCCGAGACGGCGCATGACCTCGGGCACGCGGTCCTGGGGCAGCGGCACCGAGTCGAGCAGCTCCGCGACCCCGCGGCCGTCGGCGGACTCCACCGCCGCGGCCAGGACGAGCGGCAGCGTCTTCTTGCCGCGGACCAGATCCGTGCCGACGGGCTTTCCGGTGAGCGCGCTGTCGCCCCACAGGCCGAGCACGTCGTCCAGGATCTGGAACGCCACGCCGAGGTCGCTGCCCGCCTCGCGCAGGGCGCGCACCACCGGCGGCGGCGCGTCGGCGAGCACGGCGCCGAGGGCCGCCGCGCAGCCGAAGAGCGCTCCGGTCTTGCCGCGCGCCATGCGCGCGTACCGGCTCGCGGACACCTCGCGCAGAGCCCGCCGCTCCAGGGCGAGGTCCTCCGCCTGGCCCTCCACCATCTGCTCCACCGTGACGATGAGGTCCTCCATGGCGGCGCGGGCGCCCGGCGCCTGCGCGCGGAAGACGGTGGCGACGGCCTGGACGACGAGGGCGTCACCGGCAAGCACCGCGGCGCCGGTGCCGAACCGGGCCCACGCCGCGAGCCTGCCGCGCCGCTCGGTGTCGCCGTCCATGATGTCGTCGTGCAACAGGGAGAGCTGGTGCACCAGTTCCACGGCCGTACCGGCGACGGCGGCGAGCCGCTCAGGGGCTCCGACGGAGCGCACCGAGAGCAGCGCGAGCGCCGCGCGCACCCGCTTGGCCACGTGCCGCACCGCGGTCGGGGCCGCGTCGGCGTCCCACCCCAGGTGGTACCGGCAGACGGCGGCCATCGACGGGTGCAGCCGGTCCACGGCCACCCGCAGCGGCGGATCGACGAGCGCCGTCCCGCGGCGCAGGAGCTCCTCACCGTCCGCACCGGCACCGGCCGTGCGCGGTCGGCCGGTGCCGTACAACGACGTGTCTGTCATGGATCTCCGCCCGTCCGTCGTCCCTCACCGGTCTGAAGCCCCTCCGGTCGCCTAACGACGGTGGAGATCACTGGTTGTGACGGTTCGCGCTACGGAGTGACGGTCCGGCGGGAGCGGGCACGACGGCGTGCCTACGGGGCGACGGCTGGCGTAGGCGGAACGTAGGCGCACGGGTCGCGCGGAGGGTTCCGCGCGCCAAAGGGCGGGGCGTCCCCCGTCGTTCCGGCGGCGGAATCGGATTCGAACTGCGGCCGGGCCCCGCGGCGCGTCTCGGCCGGGGCCCGGCGGCCTGCGGGACGCGGTTCGCGGCGCGGCACGCGTCCCGGGCGCGCGGGCACCGCTGGGCAGCCGACCGGCCGGGTCCGTGCACGCAGGGGGCGAGTGGCCCGAAGTGCGCGCGGCCGCAGCCGGAATCGCTCGAATGCTCCCGCCCCGTGCGGGCCCGGAGCGCGCGGTTTTTCCCAACATCCTGTCGGCTCGTTCGTGCCGCGAGGGGCTTTCCGCGGTCCCGGCGTGCCTGGAAACTGTGCGCCCGGCGCTTGCCATCGGCAGGCGCACCGGCGGCGGAAGAACGGCGGACGAGGTCATGGTCGGAGATCTGAGGTCCCTCGCGGGCGAGCCCGAGGCGGCCGGCGCACGGCTCGCGGCGGACGGCGAAGAGGGGCGGAAGCGGATCCTCATCGAGCTCACCGAAGAGCAACGGGAGGCGCTGCGCGCCCAGTTGGAGCTGTACGGCGACGAGGCGAGCGAGCTCGTCCTGCTCGCGGGCGGCACCGAACTAGGGACGTTCGGCGTCCGGGCCCGGCCCCGCCCGTACTGATCCGGAGCCCGCACGTCAGCACCACACCCCCGTACACCGCAGTCGCGTCCGATCGGGAGGAACCGTGAGCGTGCTGTCCGTCCCGCGCCTCTTCTTCAAGGGGAAGGCGTCGTGGAACCCGGCCACCGGGAACAACAACGACCAGTGGCCGCTCTACGACTTCACCCGGGCCGAGCTGAACTGGGACTTCCTCAACGATCCGCAGCAGCGGCCGCCCATCGGCATCACGCCGGACAACGTCCGCGAGGCCTTCCCTGCCTGGGCCCGCAAGCCGCGCTGGTACCAGCCGGTGGACGAGCGGGGCAGGCCCCTGCCGGGCTGGTGGCAGAACCCCGGCGAGTGGGGCTACTTCGGCGGCATGGAGTGGTGTCTGCACGACACCGCACGGCCCGACGACGCCGGGCCCGGCGCGGTGACGGACACCCGGTTCACGGGCGGCCTGCTGACGCCCGGCGGACCCCTGATCACCTCCGACCCGCTGGTCCACCACCCGCAGGACCCGGACAGCGGCGGGATCATCGACATCGTCGGAGACCCCTTCCCGCACAGCACCTTCAACACCCCGGGCCGCATGGTCGACAACAACCCGGACGCCTGGTGGGGCACCTCCTTCTACCTCAAGCGCTTCCAGATCGGCTCGCGCATCGCACCGCAGTGCTACCTCAGCGGGGACGTCGCGCAGGGCTCGTCGATGAACTCCCGGTGGCTGAACCTGGCCCGCAACCTCAACGCCGACGGACAGCTCCAGATCGCGGGCGTGGGCGGCGCGGTCCTCCAGGCCTGCATTCCCGGCGACGCACGGACGCTGCGGATCGCGTCCGGCGTGTCGGACCTCCTCGACGCGCTCAAGGCGGCCCTCGCCCGACCCGGCGTCCGGGGCCTCATGGTGCGCCTCACCGCGTACCGGACGCAGTACTTCACGGCCGCCGAGTTCGAGCACTGCGACAGCATCAGCGACCCCAACGAACGGACGACGGCGCAGTACCGGCGGCTTACCGAGCTGTGGGACCGGGAGCTGAGGGAGGGGCGGACACCGTCACAGAACCCGTGCGTGTCCACGGTCCTGGGGACCGTCGGCCTGTGGCACGAGGACGAGAAGGTGACCAGCGCGCCCGGCGGCCGGTGTCTGCTGCCGTCGCGGATGTTCCAGTGCGCGTACGAGCACAAGGAGGGGCACGGCCACGAGCGGACGACGTCCCTCCAAGGGTGGTGCGCCCCGGCGGTCGCGGAGACGCAGACGGTGAACGGCGCGGTGTTCGTGAGCCTCGACCTCGGCAACTCCATCCCGGAGTCCGACTCCCGGGGCGAGAAGGCGAACCTCGGCGAGCTGCGCCTCGTCGTGCGCGACGCGTCCCATGCCCACCACGTCATCGGTGACATCCCCTTCGACGCGTACCGCGCCTCGGCGTACGAGGAGACCGCGGGGATCGTCGACATCCAGGTGCCGTCGGACGTCGTGCCGCTGCTCGACACGGGCACCCTGGAACTCCACTACCTCCCGGGCGGCGACGCGGTGCCGCTGCTCACGGAGAGCACCGTCACCGCCGAGACCGACGAGCGCAGCGTCTACCTGGACCAGGGCGAGCCCGGATCGATCACCGTGCAGGTGCGCGAGCGCGGCGGCATCCCCCGGCACGACGTGGAACTCGTCGTCCAGCAGTACGTCCCCGACCCGCCGCAGCCGTACGCGGGCGGCGGTGCCTGGCACAAGCCGGACGGGAACGCGTACAAGGAGGTACTCGACCTCGCGACGGAGACCGTCACGGTGTCGGCGGGCACAGGCCGGGCCACCGTGACGTTCCGGCCCGTGCGCCCCGGCTGCGCCACCGTCGCCTTCTTCCCCGTCGAGCGCTACGGCCCCGGCACGCCGCCCGAGGTCATCGGCCCGGCGCCGGGCACGGAGGAAGAGTCGGGCGTCCCCTACGGCATCTCCTGGGCCTCCTACGCCTGCGTGCGCGTGCTGCCGTTCCACGACGACCTGCCCCGGCGGTTCGCCGAGTGCTGGAACGCGGGCTTCTCGCCGCAGGACGCCTGGGACTTCCTCTACCGCAAGGTCCTGTACGTGCACGACGTGGTGTACCCGGTGATGAAGTACTACGCCCGCCTCGACCTGGGCGACAAGGAGTCCGTGGACCGCAACATCGACCAGATCGTCGCCCTGGCCGAGCGGGACCTGCTGCACTCCACCCTCTACATGCCCGTGACGCGCGAGCTCTCCGAGGGGCAGCGGCGCGTACTGAAGACGTATCAGGGCCTGGTGAACAAGGGCTGGCCGGCGGAGAAGCTGGGGGAGTGGTGATGGCGGCGGCGAGCGCGGGCACCAGGGTGGGCGAGGTCGCGGCCTCGGAGGTCGTCGCCGCGTCGGCGGCGCGGGGCCGGGAGCTGCTGCGGCGCCGCGACGCCTTCGTGGCGCAGCTGAGCCCCTTCGACCGGCAGGCGCGGCTGTGTCTGCGCCACGACGTGCTCGACGCCACGGTCGAGGGCTACCTCGACTACGTGGGCAACCAGGTCGTCGACTGGTCGGACGACGAGCTGGCCGCCCTCAAGCACATCGTCGCGGAGATCGACGGGCTCTTCGGGGGCTGGTCCTTCCAACTGCCCCAGACGGTCCTCCTGGTGAAGACCTCCGGCCAGGAGGAGGGCCGCGCGGCCTACACCCGGGGCGAGGACACCATCGTGGTCCCGGCGGGCAAGGCGGAGACGCTGCGCATGCCGTCCCCCGACAGCGACCCGCTCTACTCCGCGCAGAACACCAGGAGCCTGCGGGACCTGCTCGTCCACGAGTTCTTCCATCTGATCAGCAAGAACAACCGGGACCTCCGTGCCCGGCTGTACGACCTCATCGGCTACACCCTCATGAGCACACCGGTCCAGGTGCCGTCCGTGCCCTGGCCGGAGGCGACGTCGCCCACCGCCATGCCGGACCTGAGGATCACCAACCCGGACACCCCGCTCCTCGACGTCCGGATCCGGCTGAACGTGCCCAAGGGCCCGTACGCCGGTCCGGCGCAGGACCTGGTCCCGCGCGACCTGGTGCCGGTCCTCATGGCGGCGGGACCGTACGCGGGCGGCAGCTTCTTCGGCTATCTGCGCTGGTACTTCCTGGCGGTCGAGGACCAGGGAGGGGGGCGGTGGGCGCCCGTCACCGGGGATGACGGGCGCCCGCTGACGTACCTCATGCCGGACAGGCCCGACGACGACAGGGCGCTGTGGGACCAGTACCTGGAGAAGGTGGGGCGCAACGCCACGTCGGAGCTCTTCCACCCGGACGAGATCATCGCCCAGAACGTCGTCTTCGCCGCGCTGCTGCCGACCCCCGGCCTGCTCACCGGGATCGGCGGGGTGCTCAGCAGGTAGCCGCCGCACCTCGCCGCAAGGGAGAACCCGACATGTCCCAGACCGATCCTCCGCCGATCCACACCATCGAGGATCTGCGGGCGGAGCTCCAGGACGCCATGGCGCTGGAGTTCACCACCATTCCCGCCTATCTCTTCGGATGGCTCACCATCAAGGACCGGCGGTCGAAGTTCCCCGACGTCACCCGGGCCGTGCAGAGCATCGTGATCTCCGAGATGCGGCACATGGCCATCGTGGCGAACGTGCTCACCGCCGTGGGCGGACTGCCGGACGTCACGCGGGCGACGCCCGCCTACCCCTGCCAGATCCCCGACTTCAGCCGGGCGGGCCTGGTGCGGCTGCTGCCCTGCGGCGCCGACCTCTGGCAGCTCGGGCTCTTCATCGAGCAGCCCGACCCCGTGCCCTCGGACGTCCGGGAGCGGATCCGCGGCGCGATCGACCTGGAGTCGCCGCGGCTGCGCAGCAGCGGAGCGCTCGACCTGATCAAGGCCCTGCCGAGCCCGATCCCGCTCCGGTTCCAGTCCATCGGGGACTTCTACAACGCCCTCATCGACGGCATCACCTATCTGGTGGGGCACGGCAAGGAGGAGGACGTCTTCCACCCGGGGACCATCGGGCGGCAGTACACGCACTTCGGCGGGCAGGACAACATCGGCGTCCGGAACTCCGCCGAGGCCATCGCTCTGCTGACCGACGTCGTCCACGAGGGCGAGGGAGACCCGCACCGCATGTGGGACGACAACGGCGAGTTGTCCCACTACTACAAGTTCGACGAGCTGGCGCAGGGCCGGTGGTACCTGCCGGACGACAAGCCCTGCCACCCCACGGGCCCGCGCATCGAGCTGCCCGTGGCCACCGACATCGTGAACGTCCTGCCGGACCCGCAGATGAGCGCGTACGCCAAGGGCACCCCGGAATGGCGGGCGGCGGACGCGTTCAACCGCTTCTACGAGCAGCTCGTGGCGAACCTGGAGACCGGCCTCACGGGCCACCCGCAGCAGGTCGACAGCGCCGTGGGACAGATGCACCAGCTGGAGGCGCTCGCCGACGAGGTCCTGAAGTGCCGCATCACCGACGGCGCCTACGCGGGCTACTACGCGGCGCCGACCTTCGAGTGCAGGCCGTACACCGACCACCGCTCGCTGCTCCCCGAGCTGTAGCCGCTTCCTGGTGGGGCGCGCCACGACATGGCCCCGGCTAGCGGTCCGCGACCCAGCTGCCGTGGAAGCCGAGCGGCACCCGGCCGGGCAGCTGGATCCGGGCCTGCGGCCGGCCGGTGAAGTCCTGCGCCGAGAGGACCACCAGGTCGGTCGCGCCCCGGTCGGGGTCGTTCACGTAGGAGAGCACGTAGCCGTCGTCCTCGTCCCGCGCGCCCCGGCGCGGCACGAACACCGGCTCGCTCGCCGCCGCACCCTTCGGGAAGCGGTGCACCTCCTTGGTGCCGCGCGCCATGTCGTGCTTGACGAGACAGTTGGTGAACTTCTCGTCCGGCGGCACCCCGTCGACCGTCTCGTACGCGCGCCACATCTCCGCCGCGCTCGCCGTGTACCCGAAGCGGTGCCTGCGGGAGACCAGGGACTCGTTGACGCGCGGGAACTCCTGCGGCAGGTCGTCGAGGCGGGTGCCGCGCACCCGGCCCCCGCGCAGGTCGATCGTCCAGCGGTCGAGCGTCGGCGCCCCGGTCGCGGAGGGGCCGCCGCTGCCCCGGCCCGCCGCGTGGAAGGGGGCGGGCATGGAGGTGTACTCCACCACCACCTCGTGGCCCTGGTCGTAGGCGTTCAGCGTGTGCGAGTAGTAGACCGGGTCGATCTCGAACCAGCGGGCGGCCCCGCCGGACCGCGGCACGACGCCCACGCGCATGGGGTGGCGCTCGTTCCACACGTACGGCACCGGCGCCCCCGCGTCCGCGGCCGCCGGGTCGAAGGTGATCGGCACGTCCACGATGACCACGTACTTCCGGGTGAGGGCGAAGTCGTGCATCATCGGCGCGTCCGCCACCGGGATCCTGGTGGTCCGCGCCACCCGCCCGGTGCCGTCGACCACGAGGTGCCGCACGTGGTCCCACGTCGGGTAGTACGTCACCGCGTGCAGCTCGTCCGCCGCCGCGTCGTACTTCGTGTGCGCGGTGAACGCGCCCTTCAGGGTGCGGCGGAAGTCGTAGGGGCGCACCGTGCCCAGCTCCCCGTCCAGTTCGTACGGCAGCGGACCGCCCTCCTGGAGCGCCACGATCCGCCCCTTGTACGGGATGACGTGGGTGTTGCACGCGAAGTCGTCCGGCGGCACCCGGCCCGGGTAGGTCTCGCCCAGCTTCCGCGCCACCCCCGAGGAGCGCACCCAGCGGTTGCGGTACCACTCGGCGCGCCCGCCGCGCAGCCGCACCCCGTGCACCATGCCGTCGCCCAGCATCCAGTGGTGTGCCCGCGGGTCCTCCAGGCCGAGCGCGTTCGGGCCGGTGCGCAGATAGCGGCCGTCCAGGTCGCGCGGCACCCGGCCGGTCACCGTCAGGTCGAAGGCGGTCAGCTCCTCCGTGACCGGCGCGAGAGCGCCCTCGA is a window from the Streptomyces spectabilis genome containing:
- a CDS encoding LysR family transcriptional regulator, with amino-acid sequence MRYDLDDLRLFLHIVTEGSITAGARRMHLSLPSASARVRSLERHAGVALLIRGRRGVRPTPAGTALARHARDVLTHTARLESAVASYTRSPAAPVTLLSGGSAMHGLVPRALVTFLREHPDTDVTVSESRTPRTVRMLADGEADLGVVVDDEAHDSGLVLEPLGDDSLVVIGQEGGILAGRTALAYSEVAEHPLVGLDAESSLRRWIERHLGPHAPVVRYRTSVAGLSTLVSLVAAGVGLAVVPRRALDPHTGLEVCALQDAWSRRRLLLAWGVGDRSAAPATAALAEQLRRAARTEAPPPGRRGAV
- a CDS encoding sulfite exporter TauE/SafE family protein, which encodes MSEILLALIAGVAAGTLNALGGGGTFVALPALVAVGVPPVTANASSTVALLPGTMASAWVYRRDVTPVGETSTTALTVVSAVGGGLGAVLLLALPAASFDAAVPWLLAFATAVLAFGRRLARAVSDATGRPFGLGSTAVLGGQFLLALYGGYFGGAVGIMMMALWSVGLGLDTAVSNPMRTVQIAAIYLTAAVLFLVASDALNTPWLLVAMLTGAVTGGFTGAHVARRLSARVLRGVILTTAVTMTVLYSVRSWG
- a CDS encoding SRPBCC family protein — encoded protein: MNRHDIRLSGTWRAPLAPDTVYAKLADVGNYPAWWPAFRSVRRTGERECEVVIRSALPYALRATLTAVAEDPVAHVLEAALDGDISGSVRWVVAPDGHHGCVATLTQYVTVRKAALRRWMPLARPVFRVNHALAVRGGQRALTALARRSR
- a CDS encoding ABC transporter permease, with translation MSRTWEAFRTGAGFALLEHARNRLALVLVVGYIPLWLTLEHWFVTPDRLRFLLRAAGRTVTVNGNHLTMVSGAVNTVTLIVGFMMFMTTFKALAFDRRLALAGYPRSCLLLSKVVAMAAASALIAAYATAVVCWYWDPVRPALLALGLFTAAVSYGGIGILLGAFLRNELAGLFVIIMASLLDTMLQNPMSNAGADKDGLQLLPGYGPTQVAVAASFTPAVTPYGHLLLGPVWFLAIWLLGTAAFFARTRDHLPPPSAPLPTGRTA
- a CDS encoding ABC transporter ATP-binding protein — its product is MPTAPYALRVRDVHKAYRSRRVLRGVSFGLEPGTLAGVVGENGSGKSTLLRILCGQLAADAGEVERRGSLGYCPQEAVLNEALTVDQHLRWFRTAYRLDGPGRAEELLDELHFAEYRHTRVGLLSGGTRQKLNLALALLHDPRVLLLDEPYQGFDWETYLRFWDVATRLRDRGRCVLVVSHLAWDARRLDVVHRLRDGVATPWAGEGRPAGVRGAAR
- a CDS encoding polyprenyl synthetase family protein, whose protein sequence is MTDTSLYGTGRPRTAGAGADGEELLRRGTALVDPPLRVAVDRLHPSMAAVCRYHLGWDADAAPTAVRHVAKRVRAALALLSVRSVGAPERLAAVAGTAVELVHQLSLLHDDIMDGDTERRGRLAAWARFGTGAAVLAGDALVVQAVATVFRAQAPGARAAMEDLIVTVEQMVEGQAEDLALERRALREVSASRYARMARGKTGALFGCAAALGAVLADAPPPVVRALREAGSDLGVAFQILDDVLGLWGDSALTGKPVGTDLVRGKKTLPLVLAAAVESADGRGVAELLDSVPLPQDRVPEVMRRLGALGSREHAEAAAARHVASALAALDAVELPGAVRQEWSSLVDCLSRRRR
- a CDS encoding ferritin-like domain-containing protein, whose translation is MSQTDPPPIHTIEDLRAELQDAMALEFTTIPAYLFGWLTIKDRRSKFPDVTRAVQSIVISEMRHMAIVANVLTAVGGLPDVTRATPAYPCQIPDFSRAGLVRLLPCGADLWQLGLFIEQPDPVPSDVRERIRGAIDLESPRLRSSGALDLIKALPSPIPLRFQSIGDFYNALIDGITYLVGHGKEEDVFHPGTIGRQYTHFGGQDNIGVRNSAEAIALLTDVVHEGEGDPHRMWDDNGELSHYYKFDELAQGRWYLPDDKPCHPTGPRIELPVATDIVNVLPDPQMSAYAKGTPEWRAADAFNRFYEQLVANLETGLTGHPQQVDSAVGQMHQLEALADEVLKCRITDGAYAGYYAAPTFECRPYTDHRSLLPEL
- a CDS encoding carotenoid oxygenase family protein, with amino-acid sequence MASHTRRRILQGAALAAAGSVVGGYGGGHYAAAAQAATGRAADGGELPFLEGALAPVTEELTAFDLTVTGRVPRDLDGRYLRTGPNALGLEDPRAHHWMLGDGMVHGVRLRGGRAEWYRNRWVRSSGVARKLGETYPGRVPPDDFACNTHVIPYKGRIVALQEGGPLPYELDGELGTVRPYDFRRTLKGAFTAHTKYDAAADELHAVTYYPTWDHVRHLVVDGTGRVARTTRIPVADAPMMHDFALTRKYVVIVDVPITFDPAAADAGAPVPYVWNERHPMRVGVVPRSGGAARWFEIDPVYYSHTLNAYDQGHEVVVEYTSMPAPFHAAGRGSGGPSATGAPTLDRWTIDLRGGRVRGTRLDDLPQEFPRVNESLVSRRHRFGYTASAAEMWRAYETVDGVPPDEKFTNCLVKHDMARGTKEVHRFPKGAAASEPVFVPRRGARDEDDGYVLSYVNDPDRGATDLVVLSAQDFTGRPQARIQLPGRVPLGFHGSWVADR